A part of Miscanthus floridulus cultivar M001 chromosome 6, ASM1932011v1, whole genome shotgun sequence genomic DNA contains:
- the LOC136456119 gene encoding zinc protease PQQL-like: MDLLPPPTDAPDPGGPGAGGSGRGLRRGVGFRSLKLVSVAMDETLPVDPVGATYGRLANGLTYYVRSNPKPRMRAALSLAVKVGSVVEEEDERGVAHIVEHLAFSATSRYTNHDIVKFLESIGAEFGACQNALTSSDETIYELLVPVDKPGLLSQAISVLAEFSSEVRVSAEDLEKERGAVLEEYRGGRNAAGRMQDSHWALLFEGSKYAERLPIGTEKVIRTVTHETMKRFYQKWYHLSNMAVFAVGDFPDTQAVVELIKEHFGHKAPAPHPPPVIPEFPVPSHEEPRFSCFVESEAAGSAVVISCKMPAGGIKTVKDYKDSLAESMFHCALNQRLFKISRRKDPPYFSCSSAADALVCPVKAYIMTSSCRERGTVEALESMLLEVARVRLHGFSDREISIVRALMMSEMESAYLERDQMQSTSLRDEFLQHFLREEPVVGIEYEAQLQKTLLPHISSAEVAKFAENFSTASSCVIKIVEPRAHASLEDLKAVVLKVNSLEEEKSISPWDEEQIPEEIVAQAPEPGTIIDKVEHPGVGATEMILSNGMRICYKYTDFLDDQVVFTGFAYGGLSELSEAEYTSCSMGSTIAGEIGTFGYRPSVLMDMLAGKRAEVGTKVGAYMRTFSGDCSPSDLETALQLVYQLFTTNVEPREEEVKIVMQMAEEAIYAQERDPYTAFANRVREINYGNSYFFKPIRISDLKKVDPIRACEYFNNCFKDPSAFTVVIVGKIDPAISLPLVLQYLGGIPRVQDATQPLSRDDLRGLPFKFPATIIREVVRSPMVEAQCFVQLAFPVVLKNTMMTEDIHYVGFLSKLLETKIMQVLRFKYGQIYSVNVAVFLGGNKPSRTGDVRGDISVNFSCDPDISSKLVDFVLEEISYLQVEGPSEEDVLTILEIEQRAHENGLQENYFWLDRILRSYQSRLFSGDIGSTVAFQEEGRIKVRDALTPQTMQSALQRVIPFPCRNQYTVVILMPKSSCWASLKSMLSWSSNGVSRDAKILAGMAGALVLAVSLWRYSRSALKS, encoded by the exons ATGGATCTGCTCCCGCCGCCGACTGACGCGCCGGACCCCGGCGGCCCCGGCGCCGGGGGGTCGGGCCGGGGGCTGCGCCGCGGGGTCGGGTTCCGGTCGCTGAAGCTGGTCAGCGTTGCCATGGACGAGACTCTGCCCGTCGACCCCGTCGGCGCCACCTACGGCCGCCTCGCCAACGGCCTCACCTACTACGTCCGCTCCAACCCAAAGCCACGCATGCGCGCCGCGCTCTCGCTCGCCGTCAAGGTCGG gtcggtggtggaggaggaggacgagcgcGGTGTGGCGCACATCGTCGAGCACCTCGCCTTCAGTGCCACCTCGCGATATACCAACCACGACATCGTCAAGTTCCTCGAGAGCATCGGGGCCGAGTTTGGTGCCTGCCAGAACGCGCTCACCTCATCGGATGAGACCATCTACGAGCTGCTCGTACCCGTCGACAAGCCAGGCCTGCTCTCCCAGGCTATATCTGTCCTCGCTGAGTTCAGCTCAGAG GTTCGGGTGTCAGCAGAGGATCTGGAGAAAGAGAGGGGTGCTGTGCTGGAGGAATACAGGGGTGGGCGCAATGCAGCAGGACGGATGCAGGACTCCCATTGGGCACTGTTGTTTGAAGGTTCTAAG TATGCAGAACGCCTGCCGATTGGTACTGAGAAGGTGATACGAACTGTTACACATGAGACTATGAAGCGGTTTTATCAGAAATGGTACCATCTAAGCAATATGGCGGTATTTGCAGTGGGTGATTTCCCAGATACACAG GCTGTTGTGGAGTTGATAAAGGAGCATTTTGGGCACAAAGCCCCAGCTCCCCACCCTCCTCCAGTTATACCAGAATTTCCAGTTCCATCGCATGAGGAACCTCGCTTTTCATGTTTTGTGGAATCTGAAGCCGCAGGG TCGGCTGTTGTTATCAGCTGCAAGATGCCTGCTGGTGGAATTAAAACAGTAAAGGACTACAAGGATTCACTGGCAGAGTCCATGTTTCATTGTGCGCTAAACCAGAGGCTCTTCAAAATATCTCGTAGAAAGGATCCTCCTTACTTCTCTTGCTCCTCAGCTGCAGATGCTCTCGTCTGTCCAGTTAAGGCTTACATTATGACATCTAGTTGTCGTGAAAGGGGAACAGTTGAAGCTCTTGAGTCCATGCTTCTTGAG GTTGCTAGGGTACGGCTCCATGGATTTTCTGACCGTGAGATATCCATTGTACGTGCCCTAATGATGTCAGAGATGGAGTCTGCATATTTGGAGCGTGATCAAATGCAATCAACCAGCTTACGGGATGAGTTTTTGCAG CATTTTCTTCGTGAAGAACCTGTTGTTGGGATTGAATATGAAGCACAGTTACAAAAGACTCTGCTTCCCC ATATTTCTTCTGCGGAAGTGGCAAAATTTGCAGAAAACTTTTCAACAGCCAGCAGCTGTGTTATCAAGATAGTTGAACCTCGAGCTCATGCTTCTTTGGAGGATCTGAAAGCAGTTGTGTTGAAAGTCAACAGTCTGGAAGAAGAAAAATCTATTTCTCCATGGGATGAAGAACAAATTCCAGAAGAAATTGTTGCCCAAGCTCCAGAGCCAGG GACTATAATTGATAAAGTGGAGCACCCAGGCGTAGGTGCCACTGAGATGATACTTTCAAATGGCATGCGGATTTGTTACAAGTATACTGATTTTCTTGATGACCAG GTTGTTTTTACTGGCTTTGCCTATGGTGGTCTGTCAGAATTATCTGAAGCTGAGTATACTTCATGCTCAATGGGTTCGACCATAGCAGGAGAAATTGGCACTTTTGGCTACAGACCTTCTGTCTTGATGGACATGCTTGCTGGCAAGAGAGCCGAAGTTGGTACAAAAGTGGGGGCCTACATGAGAACATTTTCTGGCGATTGCTCACCTTCAGATCTTGAGACAGCTTTGCAG CTTGTTTATCAACTATTTACAACAAATGTGGAGCCAAGGGAGGAAGAAGTAAAAATAGTGATGCAAATGGCAGAGGAAGCAATCTATGCTCAAGAGCGTGATCCATACACTGCATTTGCGAATCGTGTTCGTGAAATAAATTATGGGAACTCATACTTTTTTAAG CCAATTAGAATAAGTGACTTGAAGAAGGTGGATCCAATCAGAGCATGTGAATATTTCAACAATTGTTTCAAGGATCCATCAGCTTTTACGGTGGTAATAGTTGGAAAAATAGACCCAGCTATCTCACTTCCACTGGTTCTGCAGTACTTG GGTGGAATACCTAGGGTACAGGATGCTACTCAACCACTTAGTCGTGATGATCTAAGAGGATTGCCATTCAAGTTTCCTGCAACCATCATTAG AGAAGTTGTCCGCAGCCCTATGGTTGAAGCACAGTGCTTTGTACAACTGGCATTTCCTGTTGTTCTTAAGAACACAATGATG ACAGAAGATATTCACTATGTTGGGTTTCTTAGTAAACTTCTGGAAACGAAAATCATGCAAGTACTTCGCTTCAAATATGGGCAG ATCTATTCAGTTAATGTAGCTGTCTTCTTGGGTGGCAACAAACCCTCAAGAACTGGAGATGTTCGTGGAGACATAAGTGTGAATTTCTCATGTGATCCAGACATATCATCTAAACTG GTTGATTTTGTTTTGGAGGAGATATCATACCTACAGGTGGAAGGTCCTTCTGAAGAAGATGTATTGACCATCCTCGAAATTGAACAAAGAGCTCATGAAAATGGATTACAG GAGAATTACTTCTGGTTGGATCGTATTCTGCGGAGCTATCAATCAAGGCTTTTTTCTGGAGATATTGGATCCACCGTTGCG TTCCAAGAGGAGGGGCGCATAAAGGTTAGGGATGCTTTGACACCACAGACTATGCAATCGGCCTTGCAAAGAGTTATACCTTTCCCTTGCAGAAATCAGTACACTGTGGTTATTCTTATGCCAAAGTCATCCTGTTGGGCGTCATtgaagtcaatgcttagctggagCTCTAATGGGGTTAGCAGAGATGCTAAG ATTCTTGCTGGCATGGCTGGTGCACTGGTGTTGGCAGTGAGTTTGTGGAGATACTCTCGTAGTGCGCTAAAATCATAG
- the LOC136456120 gene encoding uncharacterized protein, protein MAACLHDHSCEDHNCAADWSLYNHIDVPKVVALNESVPGSVKSVFKPWEQRLDTSGGFLESNEGDPELLIFIPFTSDVKIKSISVVGGADGTSPSRMRAFINREGIDFSDAQNMQPVQEWELAENLQGALEYQTRYSRFQGVANLTLHFSDNFGGDTTKIYYIGLRGEATQNKRDVVATIVYEVMPNPSDHKTKSETGGGFSHVE, encoded by the exons ATGGCCGCCTGCCTGCACGATCACAGCTGCGAGGATCACAACTGCGCCGCCGACTGGTCGCTCTACAACCACATCGACGTCCCCAAG GTGGTGGCTCTGAACGAATCTGTGCCCGGGAGCGTCAAGTCCGTCTTCAAGCCCTGGGAGCAGCGCCTTGACACCTCGGGG GGTTTTCTGGAGAGTAATGAGGGTGACCCTGAGCTACTTATTTTCATCCC GTTCACATCCGATGTTAAGATCAAGAGCATTTCTGTTGTTGGTGGTGCTGATGGAACAAGCCCGTCAAGAATGAGAGC GTTTATCAATAGAGAAGGCATTGACTTTTCTGATGCTCAAAACATGCAGCCTGTGCAG GAATGGGAATTAGCGGAGAACCTGCAAGGAGCTCTTGAGTACCAAACAAG ATATTCAAGGTTCCAAGGTGTGGCTAACCTGACTCTGCATTTCTCTGACAACTTTGGTGGTGATACAACTAAGATTTATTACATTGGACTACGTGGTGAAGCCACTCAG AACAAAAGGGATGTAGTTGCGACAATTGTATATGAAGTCATGCCCAATCCTTCCGATCACAA AACAAAATCTGAGACTGGAGGAGGCTTCTCGCATGTCGAGTAG